The window TAGCTTCGGGCAGCGCTTTGCCGCCATCGGCGACTACGGCTCGGCCAGCTCCGCCGAAAAAGACGTGGCCAGGCTGGTGCACAGCTGGCGCCCCGATTTTATCATTACCCTGGGCGACAATAACTACGACTACGGGGAGGCCGGTACCATCGACGTCAACATCGGGCAGTACTACCACGACTACATCGGTAATTACAAGGGTAAATACGGGGCTGGAGCTCCCGAAAACCGCTTCTTTCCGTCCCTGGGCAACCACGACACCTATACCGCCGAAGGCCGGCCTTACCTGGACTATTTTACTCTGCCGGGCCAGGAGCGCTACTACGATTTCGTGCGGGGCAACGTCCACTTCTTCGTGCTCAACAGCAACGCCTCCGAGCCCGACGGTATCCTGAGCACCTCGCGCCAGGCCCAGTGGCTGCAGCAGGGTCTGGCCGCTTCCACCGCGCCCTGGAAAGTGGTGTACCTGCACCACCCGCCGTTTTCCTCCGGGGAGCACGGCAGCAGCCTCGACCTGCAATGGCCCTTCTGCGTCTGGGGCGCCTCCGTCGTGCTGGCCGGCCACGACCACCTCTACGAGCGGATTATGGTTAACGGTTTAGCCTACTTCGTCAATGGGCTGGGCGGCAAAAGCATTTACTCCCTGCAAAAGCCCGTGCCCGGCAGCCAGGTGCGCTACAACGACGACTACGGCGCCATGCTCTGCACCGCCACCTCCGACAGCCTGGTGCTGCGGTTTGTGACCCGGGCCGGCCAAGTCATTGATACGTATTCGTTGCAGCAGCCTGCGCTGCAAACCGGCTCCCTGGCCCGCACGCCCGCCGGCCTGCTGGTGCTGCCCAACCCCGTAGCCGAAACGGCCGCTATTGAAGTGCGAGTACCGGTAGCCGCCGAAACCACGCTCCGGGTGCTCGATACCACCGGCCGGGAAGTGGCCGTGCTACACCAGGGGCCCTTGGCGCCGGGCACGCACCGCATGCGGTGGCCGCGCGGACGGCTGGCCCCGGGCCTGTATTTTCTGCAGCTAACCAACGGCTGCTACACCCAAACCGTGCGGGCTGTGGTGCTTTAGCCGGCCGCTAGGCACGGCCGCAGGTGCTGGGCCAGGGCCGCTGCCTGGGTCCGCAGCTCCGGCACGGCCGTCGACTCGAAGTACGCCGGCCGCCGGCTGGGGCCTAGCGTGTAAAACACGCTCGAAACCTGGCCTTGAGCATTGCACAGTGCCCCGTGCTCGTCGGTGGTAACGCCCAGGTGCAGGGCATCGGGCACCAGGTGGCCCGCCGTGCGCAGGCCGCTCACCAATGGGTCCGGAATGCGGCTGTAGTCGAGTAGGGGGCCGGTGCAGGAAATGACGTGCTGCACTAGCTGCTCCTGGCGCTGCCCGCCCCGGCTCACGGCCACCCGCAGGTCGCTGCCGCTGGCTTCGATGGTGGCCACTTTGCCCAGCTTCATCCGCACGATGCCCGCATCCAGCATCTGCTGCACGGCCGCCGCGTTCTGGGGCGGACTGCGGTGCCGCACCACCGACCAGATAGAAGCTACGTGGCGCAGAAACCGGGCCTGCTCCTGGGCCGGCCAGCTTTGCCAGATTCGGCCCAAATCCGGCCGCAGGGAGTCGACGACCGGGCGCCAGTCCTGACCCTGGGCAGTGGCGGCCCGCACGTGCCGGCGCACCACCCGCACTACTTCCGCCACCGTAGTCAAGCCGGCCAGCTCCGGGGCGTAAAAGCTGGGGTAGGCAAGGCCCAGCGGCCCGTGCACCGAGGGCCAGCGGCCACTGCGGCTCACCACCGTCACGGGGCCGTGGTGGCCGTCGGCGGCCAGGCCCAGCAGCACGTCCACGGCCGTCAGCCCCGAGCCGATGAGCAGCACCGAGTGGTGGGGCGCAATGTTTTGCAGGGCCTGCGGGCCCCAGGGGTTGCTATGGTAGCCGGCATGAGCCCGCACGGCCGCACTGAGCTTCAGGTCGGGGGCCGGCGGGAAGTTGCCCAGGGCCAGCACAACCTGCTGGCTGGGTATTTCGTGCCCGTCGGCCAGTCGTACGGTGGCCACGTCACCAGCCTCGGTCAGGGTTGCCGCTACGGCCTTCTGGTGGTGGCAAAAAAAGCGCATGCCGTTTTCGGCGGGCCAGGCCAGCACGTTTTCAGTTAACTGCTGCAGGTATTTGCCGTAGGTCTGCCGGGAGCAGAAGCCGCCCGTACACGCCGGGTTATTGCTGGTCCTCAGCCAGTCGATA of the Hymenobacter chitinivorans DSM 11115 genome contains:
- a CDS encoding metallophosphoesterase family protein is translated as MRQSLTPVFLLLLLVLAHRSFGQRFAAIGDYGSASSAEKDVARLVHSWRPDFIITLGDNNYDYGEAGTIDVNIGQYYHDYIGNYKGKYGAGAPENRFFPSLGNHDTYTAEGRPYLDYFTLPGQERYYDFVRGNVHFFVLNSNASEPDGILSTSRQAQWLQQGLAASTAPWKVVYLHHPPFSSGEHGSSLDLQWPFCVWGASVVLAGHDHLYERIMVNGLAYFVNGLGGKSIYSLQKPVPGSQVRYNDDYGAMLCTATSDSLVLRFVTRAGQVIDTYSLQQPALQTGSLARTPAGLLVLPNPVAETAAIEVRVPVAAETTLRVLDTTGREVAVLHQGPLAPGTHRMRWPRGRLAPGLYFLQLTNGCYTQTVRAVVL
- a CDS encoding FAD/NAD(P)-binding protein; its protein translation is MSSRRTITILGGGFSGSMLLVQLARLPGGPYPVDVHLVEPRAVPGPGLAYSARRKEYLLNVRAPFLSAFPQEPNHFIDWLRTSNNPACTGGFCSRQTYGKYLQQLTENVLAWPAENGMRFFCHHQKAVAATLTEAGDVATVRLADGHEIPSQQVVLALGNFPPAPDLKLSAAVRAHAGYHSNPWGPQALQNIAPHHSVLLIGSGLTAVDVLLGLAADGHHGPVTVVSRSGRWPSVHGPLGLAYPSFYAPELAGLTTVAEVVRVVRRHVRAATAQGQDWRPVVDSLRPDLGRIWQSWPAQEQARFLRHVASIWSVVRHRSPPQNAAAVQQMLDAGIVRMKLGKVATIEASGSDLRVAVSRGGQRQEQLVQHVISCTGPLLDYSRIPDPLVSGLRTAGHLVPDALHLGVTTDEHGALCNAQGQVSSVFYTLGPSRRPAYFESTAVPELRTQAAALAQHLRPCLAAG